AGCCTGATAATCCGCCTCAGCCTCGATGCCGTACGTCAGATACCGGCGCTGCAGAGACGGCGCCAGACGGCGGATGTATTCGTTTTCAAAGCACAGGACGGCCAGCCCCTGCTCGGCGTCCAGCTTCTGTATAAACTCCTTAAAGGCTTCGACGACGTTGTCCATGGAGCCGTAATGATCCATGTGATCGGCGTCGATATTGGTTACGACAGCGATATACGGCGACTGCTTCAGGAAGGTCCCGTCGCTTTCGTCGGCTTCGGCAATGACGTATTCGCCTTTGCCTAAAATCGAATTGCTGTGCAGGTAATCGACTTCACCGCCGATGACGATAGTCGGTTCCAGATGGCTTTCTTCAAAGACCTGGCCGAGCATGGACGACGTCGTCGTCTTGCCGTGCGCTCCGGCGACGGATATGCCCTTGCCCCAGGTCATGATATGTACCAGCGCGTCGGACCGATGTATCACCGGGATATGCCTCCGCCGCGCTTCTACTACTTCTGCATTCGTTTCGCGAATTGCCGAAGAGATGACGACGACTTCGGCATCCTGCAGATTTTCCGCCTTCTGGCCGATGCAGATGCGCGCGCCCTGTTCGGCAAATTTATCCGTAATGGCCGACCGCTTGAGGTCCGACCCCGATACGATATATCCTTTTTCTATGAAAACGTTGGCTATTGCCCGCATGCCTGCGCCGGCAATGCCGATAAAATGTACTTTTCGTACGTCGTTGAGATTGACCATGGTCTTACACATCCTTACTTTGCGCTGCTTCCCGTGCGTCGGCGCGCAATCGATAACGCCAGCTTCGCAATGTCGTGAGCGGCTTGAGGCCGGCCCAGAGCCTTGCTGGCCTTGGCCATGGAAGCTAACGCTTCCGGATCTTCTTTTAAATGAAGGATTTCTTCCAGCAAATCCTTACCGGTCAGCATCTTGTCCAGGATCATCTTAGCCGCGCCGCACATGACCAGGGCCTGGGCGTTGTACCGCTGATGATCTTCCGCCGCGTAGGGATAGGGAATCAAAATCGAAGGAACGCCCCGCACCGTCAATTCAGCCAACCCGACAGCGCCGGCACGATATACGGCCAAATCAGCCGCCGCCAACGCTTCCGGCATCTGATGCAGGTACGGTATAATACGGCTTCCCTCGCCGTACCGCCCTTTGCCGTCGATGCCTTCGAGCTGCTTGACGACACGGTCGTACTCGTGGTCTCCCGTAATATGAAGAATCTGTATGTCCTTGACATCCTTAAAATACCGATGCACTTCAATCATGGCCGAGTTGATACTGCGCGCCCCGCGGCTGCCGCCGGCGACGAGGAGCGTAAATTTATGCGGGTCCAGCCCAAGCAGGCTGCGCCCTTCTTCCTTGCTTACCGTCAAAATATCCTTGCGGACAGGATTTCCCGTATACACGAGATTTTCTTTTTTCTTAAACCGGCCGGCCGCTTCCCTATATCCCAGGGCGACGCGGTTGGCAAACTTGCTCAAAATCAAATTGGTCACGCCGGGGATGACGTTTTGCTCCTGCACGAGCGTCGGAATACCGCTCAGGCTGGCCGCCAGCAGCACGGGGCCGCAGACGAATCCGCCCGTACCGATGACGACTTCCGGCTTAAACCGATGAATAATGCGTTCGGCCTTAAATACGCTTCCCGCCGTCTTTCCCAGCGTCACTACGTTGCGGAAGG
This region of Megasphaera stantonii genomic DNA includes:
- the murC gene encoding UDP-N-acetylmuramate--L-alanine ligase; this encodes MVNLNDVRKVHFIGIAGAGMRAIANVFIEKGYIVSGSDLKRSAITDKFAEQGARICIGQKAENLQDAEVVVISSAIRETNAEVVEARRRHIPVIHRSDALVHIMTWGKGISVAGAHGKTTTSSMLGQVFEESHLEPTIVIGGEVDYLHSNSILGKGEYVIAEADESDGTFLKQSPYIAVVTNIDADHMDHYGSMDNVVEAFKEFIQKLDAEQGLAVLCFENEYIRRLAPSLQRRYLTYGIEAEADYQARNLHYAKGKLYFDVLFHGETLGELMLNVPGRHNVLNALATTAVALRCGISFSQVASALSHFHGAKRRFQTKGFAGDVWVVDDYAHHPTEINATLTAARDMGTHRVVCLFQPHRYTRTQLLLEDYGSAFAKADVLIVTDVYSAGEDPIPGVTGRLIADKVREKTGQDVIYIPHTEDVVTYLKEHARPLDLIITMGAGDIYKVGEQYLAEAKG
- the murG gene encoding undecaprenyldiphospho-muramoylpentapeptide beta-N-acetylglucosaminyltransferase, which translates into the protein MGRVIISGGGTGGHIYPAITIARAIADIEPTEFLYVGSKIGLENTLIPKEGLPFVTIDVRGLERRISFRNVVTLGKTAGSVFKAERIIHRFKPEVVIGTGGFVCGPVLLAASLSGIPTLVQEQNVIPGVTNLILSKFANRVALGYREAAGRFKKKENLVYTGNPVRKDILTVSKEEGRSLLGLDPHKFTLLVAGGSRGARSINSAMIEVHRYFKDVKDIQILHITGDHEYDRVVKQLEGIDGKGRYGEGSRIIPYLHQMPEALAAADLAVYRAGAVGLAELTVRGVPSILIPYPYAAEDHQRYNAQALVMCGAAKMILDKMLTGKDLLEEILHLKEDPEALASMAKASKALGRPQAAHDIAKLALSIARRRTGSSAK